A stretch of the Candidatus Dependentiae bacterium genome encodes the following:
- the ychF gene encoding redox-regulated ATPase YchF: MQAGLVGLPNVGKSTLFNALTKAGIPAENYPFCTIDPHVAITNVPDKRLEKLAQIFGSQKIIPTNVQFCDIAGLVKGAATGEGLGNQFLSNIMGVDLIIHVLRCFEDKNVIHVHDHLDPIDDFEVITSELMLKDLESLEKKEEKLNSLLKSAKNKNFTPAQVKELEQELELVLKIKKFIGSGDFYAVQKTVKEYALNNIKTVDLLSAKNFIIVANISEDDLQNKNYLNNEHYKKLVEKFGTDKVIAISAKIESELSLLSDEDKKEMLESLDIEESGLDKIIRLTYKNLGLITFFTCGPKEAHAWSLRQNTKVPQAAGEIHSDLERGFICAVIYNYTDIIEAGSEAKLRDTGKMRTEGKDYIVKDGDLLLIRFNV, translated from the coding sequence ATTCAAGCAGGTTTAGTTGGACTTCCAAACGTTGGTAAATCAACACTTTTTAATGCACTTACAAAAGCAGGCATTCCTGCCGAAAATTATCCATTTTGCACCATAGATCCACACGTTGCAATAACAAATGTACCTGATAAAAGATTGGAAAAATTGGCACAAATATTTGGCTCTCAAAAAATTATACCTACCAATGTGCAATTTTGCGATATTGCAGGACTTGTAAAAGGTGCTGCAACAGGTGAAGGGCTTGGAAACCAATTTTTATCAAATATTATGGGGGTAGATCTAATAATTCATGTATTGCGTTGTTTTGAAGATAAAAATGTAATACATGTTCACGATCACCTTGACCCAATAGATGATTTTGAAGTAATCACTTCTGAATTAATGTTAAAAGATTTAGAATCGTTAGAAAAAAAAGAAGAAAAATTAAACTCTTTACTAAAAAGTGCAAAAAATAAAAATTTCACACCGGCTCAGGTAAAAGAGCTTGAGCAGGAACTTGAGCTAGTCTTAAAAATTAAAAAATTTATAGGTTCAGGAGATTTTTACGCAGTTCAAAAAACCGTAAAAGAATATGCTCTAAATAATATAAAAACAGTTGATCTTTTAAGTGCCAAAAATTTTATAATAGTTGCAAATATTTCTGAAGATGATTTACAAAACAAAAACTATCTAAATAATGAACATTATAAAAAATTAGTAGAAAAATTTGGCACCGATAAAGTTATAGCTATATCTGCAAAAATTGAATCTGAGCTATCTTTATTATCAGATGAAGATAAAAAAGAAATGCTTGAATCTTTAGATATTGAAGAATCCGGATTGGACAAAATTATAAGACTTACTTATAAAAATTTAGGTCTCATTACATTTTTTACATGCGGGCCAAAAGAAGCTCACGCTTGGAGTTTGCGTCAAAATACAAAAGTCCCGCAAGCTGCCGGAGAAATTCATTCTGATTTGGAAAGAGGTTTCATTTGCGCTGTTATTTATAACTACACAGATATTATAGAAGCCGGAAGCGAAGCAAAACTTCGAGATACCGGTAAAATGCGGACTGAAGGTAAAGATTATATTGTAAAAGATGGCGACTTGCTTTTAATAAGATTTAACGTTTAA